CTTCAATAGTGAAACTACAAGTTTCTCCTACATTTTCCATAATTTTTACATTAGAAGGGATTAATATATCTCTGTTCATAACTTCTACTAGTGTACCTTTATCGTTTTTTTCTTTTATTAGTCCATAAACGTTATTCCCTTTTGTGAAAGCAGTTCTTTTACCATTGTCAGTAAAATTACAGGATATAGTACTTACATCCCAGACTTTATTCATAACATAATCAGCTCCGTTTGTTACATTAGTTACTCAACTTTCCCTCTTCAATATTCCATGCAGATAAGCAAGCCAAACCTATAACCTTAATTTATCCGCATTAAATTAAGAGTAGTGAAGTTGAGTCAGTTACTTTATATGTCGGCATTTATGGATTAATTACTTATATAAATATACATTTATGGATTAAAAAGACTTAGTTAAAAACAAAGAGACTACGTCTCATAAAAGATTTGAAGGAAAATAGAAAGTAAAACTTTTATATTTAATAAAAAACAGCCAACAAAAAATCATTGACTGTTTTATGGAACAAAATATAAACACTATCTATTTACGCTTATATATCCTATATATAGATGCAATTGATTATCTCTATAATGGAGTAACTCTACTTTCATTATGATCTACATATATATCATACCAGCTGTCTTTGAAGTAAATCTTATATGATAAACTATCAATCTCATCTGGTAGCTTATTCGTTATCTTTAGTTCATCTGATTCAAGGCAATTAGTGAGTCCTGCAAAACCCATGACTAGTGCCTGCCATATACCTCCGCAGTTAGCAATATGAATACCTTCTGCTGCTCCTTTTTCCGTAAGATCAATTCCTAAACTTTTTTCTAGCATATTATAGGCTTTCTCTTGTTCATCAATATCACTATATACTAATGAATGGAAAATATATGATAAAGATGAATCATGAGTAGTTATGGGTTCATAGTAATCTATACAATTCTTTTTCATCTTATTATCAAAGTCTTTTCTGAATAAATATAATAGTGCAACTACATCTGCCTGCTTGAGAACTTTACTCCTGTAATTTCTTTCTTGTGAAATGAATTGTCCGAAAGGTCTTTTTTTATCAAGCCAAATTTTATCTATATCAATATCTTCAAATTCCATGAAGTTTCCACATTGTTCAATAAAAGAATCATCCTTATCCACAAGTAGGACTATATTATTAACAATATCCTCTATTTTATTAAGTTCATCTTCTGTTATATTAAGATTAGATAGAACATCACTTTTTTTCACTTTAGCTAATGAAACAGTTTCCAAAGTTGCTTGTAATGTATATCTAACCATATAATTAGTGAATGTATTATCGTTAGTAAATGCTAAATATTCATCTGGTCCCATTACCCCTTGTATATGATATCTGTCACCTTTTTTATAAGTTCTTTCCATCCAGTATCTAGCAGTTTCAATCATCATTTCTAATCCTTCATTGATTAAAAACTCTTCATCATTTGTATTTTTACAATAATGTATCAAACCGAATATAACATCAGCAGTTACATGAACTTCAAAATCGGCATACTGCCAACTAGAACATTGTTCTCTACCAGTTATACATGATTCCCATGAATATTTGGCTCCTCTATAACCGTAATGTTCTGCATTGGATTTGGCACCTTTTAATGTATTATATCTGTATTTTATTAATTTTTTGGCATATTCAGGTTGTGTATAGATGAAAAATGGTAACAAGTAAACTTCTGTATCCCAGAAATAATGTCCGAAGTAAGCTTCTCCTGCATAAGCTTTTGCATCAATCGCTACAGTATCTTTATCGTTAGCACTGCGTAATAGATGATATATACTGAATCTGACAGCAGTTTGGACATCTTCGTTTCCTGTAACTACAACATCTGATTGATTCCATTTTTCTTCCCATATTTTATTATGTGATTGTAGGTCTTCTTCATATGAGTATGCAATTATTTTATTTTCAAGCTGCTTTTTAATGTCACCACAATAATCAATATCAATACTTGTTGCAAAATAGGTTCTCTTCTCTATTACTATCTTCTTGTAAACTGTTAGCTGTAGAACAGTATCGTTATTTA
The sequence above is a segment of the Vallitalea longa genome. Coding sequences within it:
- a CDS encoding glycosyl hydrolase family 65 protein, translated to MSWILTNDIYDKKSNKHYEGAYSQGNGYLNIRASFDEDLSEASQNDTFWRLPANVTLEKQRHTLSKWGIYIPGIYGNHPILGEEIINLPYPLGINLFYEGERLDMNTSSFTEFNRQLNLKNGLLQRELNWVTEANNIKVKYTRYCSMATKNMIVQKIELTPQNNGEIIINSFTDSDVTTNGYNHFKEIDIDKECQSVFITTDTDQQIGIHTDLNIVNENVKDNKISIIKNRLNNDTVLQLTVYKKIVIEKRTYFATSIDIDYCGDIKKQLENKIIAYSYEEDLQSHNKIWEEKWNQSDVVVTGNEDVQTAVRFSIYHLLRSANDKDTVAIDAKAYAGEAYFGHYFWDTEVYLLPFFIYTQPEYAKKLIKYRYNTLKGAKSNAEHYGYRGAKYSWESCITGREQCSSWQYADFEVHVTADVIFGLIHYCKNTNDEEFLINEGLEMMIETARYWMERTYKKGDRYHIQGVMGPDEYLAFTNDNTFTNYMVRYTLQATLETVSLAKVKKSDVLSNLNITEDELNKIEDIVNNIVLLVDKDDSFIEQCGNFMEFEDIDIDKIWLDKKRPFGQFISQERNYRSKVLKQADVVALLYLFRKDFDNKMKKNCIDYYEPITTHDSSLSYIFHSLVYSDIDEQEKAYNMLEKSLGIDLTEKGAAEGIHIANCGGIWQALVMGFAGLTNCLESDELKITNKLPDEIDSLSYKIYFKDSWYDIYVDHNESRVTPL